The Acidimicrobiales bacterium DNA segment GCATCGGTGAGGTGGTGGAGCCGTTGCCCTTCGAGGAGCGGGCGTTCACCCTGCTGACCCCGCCGGTCGGGTGCCTCACCCAGGACGTCTACCGCCGATGGGACGAGATGGGCGGCCCGCTTGGCGCGCACGGCAACGATTTGGAGCCGGCGGCCGTTGACCTGGTGCCCGCCCTGGTCCGGTGGCGCGACGAGCTAGGAGACGCGGCGGGTTGTCGGCCGAAGCTTGCCGGGAGCGGGAGTACCTGGTTCGTGGAGGGGGAGTATCCGGGGGAGGGGCGGCGAGTCGTCCGGACCCTGCCGTCGGCCTGAGACCGGCCTACTTGCCCCGCATCCGCTGGGCGCGGGTGCGCTTGAGCATCTTGCGATGCTTCTTCTTGCGCATCCGCTTGCGGCGCTTCTTGATCAGAGATCCCATGACGGGCGGCAGGCTAACCGGGTGCTGGCCTATTGCCCCCGCCTGGCGGGGAAGAGGTGAAACAGGCTTCCAGAAGGTCCCGACGGTGCGGCCACTACGCTCGGTCGGGCATGCGCATTGTCCGGTAGTTCAACTGGCAGAACGCCTGACTTTGGATCAGGAGGTTGGAGGTTCGAGCCCTCCCCGGACAGCCAAGCGGTTATGTCCAGCGACCCGAAACCTTTCCAAGGCGGCCCTGGAACTAGCGTGCGCCAGTGCCAGAGTTTGCTGCCGACACGTTCCCCCGACCGGTCAACTCGCAGATCCTCTCCGCCTTCGAGGCCGTGTGGGACGGATTGGCTGTTGCCGGAACGTGGTGGACGGCCACCGAACGGGTGGCCATCGTGGCGGCGACCCGAAGGTCGCTGCCGCTTCCCCTAGGAGAGGCTGCCCCCGACATTGCCGGGCTCTCCGACGCTGTTGGTTCCGATGGCCTATCACCGTTGACCCATGAGGTCGTCCGGTGTCTAGTCGTCGACGCGGGACGCATCACCCGGGATTGGGCCACCGCAGCCATTGACCGTATGGGTCCGGGACGTTACGTCGAAGTGGTCGCGCTGGTTGTCCAGACGATCCCCATTGACCTGCTCTGCGATCTGTTGGGCAGACCACGCCAGGATCTACCGGCTCCCAAGAGAGGCGAACCCTCCCGGCTTGTGCCCGATGGTCTCGGCCAGGAGGGAGCCTTCGTGCCCTGGGCCGTCGATGGTTGGTTGGGACCCAACGTGGCCCGTGCGTTGTCGTTCGTGCCCGAAGACAACTCACGGCGTATGGCGGTCGTCATGAGCATGTACAGCGGTGAACACTTCGAGGAGATGGTTTGGCGCCACCGGGCCCTCAGCCGCCCGCAGGTCGAACTGGTCGCTGCCCGCACGTCGGCTGTAAACGAATGCTTCTACTGAACATCGGCCCACGTGATGCTGCTCCGTGCGAGCAGCGATGCCATCGACGCCGGTGCCGACCTGCAGGGGGCGGTGGGCGGGTCAACGGGGAGCGTCCCCCACGGAGGGCTGCTCATGGCGTATGCCGAGGCAGCTAACCGTGACCCGGAAGCAGCTCGGGCCCTGGACGACGATGTGATCGCCGTCGTGGGGGAGGCCGGCTTGGTTGATGCCGCGGTGATCGTGGCCGTCTTCAACGGTCTAGTCCGATCAGCCGACGGCATCGGGATACCGCTAGATGACGGCATGCTGGCCGCTACCGTTGACGCACGGGCTGTACTCGGACTTGACAGATTTGTCGGAGCGGCCAACAACCTCTAGTAGCAGCCGCAGAACTCGACGGGGCGTCTAGGTCCCTCTGCGACACAACATTCCCGCAGGTCAGCGGACACCGTCGTACACCGCCGAGATCCGTCCGGTACGACGGAACACGATCTGGAAGAGCTGCAGGTTCCGGATCCGGAATGACGCCGCCGACGAAAGCAGGTAGTAGCGCCAGGTCCGGCGGAACCGCTCGTCGTAGTGGGGGATCTCCTCCCAACGGGCTTCAATGTTGGCGTGCCAGGCCAGGAGCGTCCGGTCGTAGTCGGGACCCAGGTTCTGGACGTCCTCGACGGCCCACCGCGGCTGGGACGCCCCGGCGATCTGGTGGAGGGACGGCACCACGCCCCCGGGGAAGATGTACCGATCGAACCATGTATCGACCGACTGCGTCGACTCGTTTGACCCGATGGTGTGGTGCAGCATTAGGCCGTTGGGTTCCAGCAGGTCTCCACACCGCTCGAAGAACGTCCCATAGTTCCTGGGGCCCACGTGTTCCATCATCCCGATGCTCACGATCCGGTCGTAGGTGCCGGCCACCTCCCGGTAGTCCTGCTGGCGAAATTCCACTGGGAGGTTCCCGGCCCGCTTCCGGGCCTCGTCCACCTGCTCGGCGGCCGGGCTGATGCCGACGACGACCGCCCCGTGGTGGGTGGCGGCATGGCGGGCGAAGCTGCCCCAGCCACAACCGATATCCAGGATTCGCATCCCCGGCTCCAGGTGCAGCTTCTGGCAGACCAGGTCCAACTTCGCCTCCTGGGCAGCTTCAAGGCTGTTGGCCTCGTCCCACCGCGCGCAGCTATAGACCATCTCCGGCCCGAGCATCCGCAGGTACAGGTCGTTGCCGATGTCGTAGTGGGCCCGGGCGTTGTGTCCCGCTCGATGGATCGTCTGGCGGTTCACGAGGTTCGAGCGCAGCATGTTGAGCAGCAGCGCCGGGCTGGCTCGGATGGCAGACCGCAGGTCGGCGGTTAGTACCCGGACCAAGAACTCGTCGACTCGGATGGCGTCCCACCAGCCTTCCTGGTAGGCCTCGCCGAGGCCCAGTTCCCGATCCCGCAGGACACGGCGCCAGAATCGATCGTCGTGGATCTGAATGTCGTGGGGTTGGTCGCCACCGACGGTCACCCCGGCGCCGTCGAGCAACTCCCTGCCCTGCTCCCTGAGGCTGGCCACGGGTCCCCCGATGCAGTTTGTGCGGCGGCCGAATGGTAGCCGGGTCAATACATGAGATAGTCCGTGGAAGACAGGGGTGGAGATGCCCCGAGGGGAGGGCGAGATGACGCCGGACGAACTGAAGGGGCGGATTGCCGAGGACGGCGTGGAGTTCATCTACGCCATGTTCGTGGAGATGCACGGAAAGCCGTGCGCCAAGCTGGTGCCGGTCAGCGCAATCGACGATCTCCTCGAGGTGGGAGCGGGGTTCGCCGGGTTCGCCGCCGGACCCATGAGCCAAACCCCGGCCGACCCGGACATCCTGGCCATCCCCGATCCGGCCTCCTACACGCGGCTTCCCTGGCAGCCCAACGTTGCCGCCCTGCAGTGTGACGCCACGGTGGAAGGAGAGCTCTGGCCGTACGCCCCCCGGGTGATCCTCCGACGGGCCATGGAACGGGCCGCTGAGCAGAACCTCGTCCTCAAGGCAGGCGTCGAGGTGGAGTACTCGTTGCTCCACCGCAACGAGGACGGTTCGCTACGACCCGCCGACGAGCGGGACACCTCGACCCTGCCGTGCTACGACGCCCGGGGCCTGACCACGGCGCTGGACCACCTGACCACGGTGTCTCGCCACATGGATGCCATGGGGTGGGGCAACTACGCCAACGACCACGAGGACGCCAACGGCCAGTTCGAGCAGAACTTCCAATACGCCGACGCCCTCACCACCTCGGACCGCCTCATCCTGCTCCGCCTCATGCTCCACACCCTGGCCCGCCGCCAGGGCCTTTACGCCACGGTCATGCCCAAGCCGTTCGCCGACAAGACCGGCAACGGGCTCCACACTCACCTCAGCCTCTGGACCGCCGACTCCGACGAACCGCTGTTCCACGACGACGACGACGCCCGGGGACTCGGGCTCAGTGAGCTGGCCTACCGTTTCATCGCTGGCATCCTCGACCACGCCCAAGGGCTAACGGCCATCGTCTGCCCAACCGTCAACTCGTTCAAGCGGATCGGCGTCGGACCACCCGACTCAGGAGCAACCTGGGCGCCCGCCTACGTGGCCTACGGCGGCAACAACCGGACGCAGATGATCCGCGTCCCGGAAGGCGGCCGTATCGAGGTCCGTGCCCCAGACGGGTCAGCCAACCCGTATCTGGCCTTCACCGCACTGTTGAGCGCAGGCCTGGACGGCGTGGCCCGTCAGGCCGACCCCGGCGACCCGAACGGCGACAACCTCTTCGCCCTAGGCCTCGATGAGATCGCCGCCCGGGGTATCAGCGCCCTGCCGCCGACGCTGCTACACGCCTGCGACGACCTGGTCGCCGACGACGTGCTGCGGTCCGGGTTTGGAACGGGCCGGGACGGTGACTACGTGGACTACTTCGCTTCGGTGAAGCGGACCGAGTTTCGTACCATCACCGACCGGGTGACGGCGGCCGAACTCGACGCCTATCTGACGCTCGTGTAGGCCGGCCCGTCGCTTAGGCCATTTCGGCCCACTGGCCGTCGACCCACTGGTCGCGCAGCACGAACTTCTGGATCTTGCCGCTGCCGGTCAGCGGGAACTCGTTGACTTCGAACCAGTGCTTCGGCGTCTTGTGAGGTGCCAGGTGCTCCCGCAGGTATCCGAAGAGCTCGCCCTTGTCGATGGTTCGGTCAGGGGCCGGTCGGACGAAGGCGGCCACCACCTCGCCCCACCGGTCGTCGGGCAGCCCTACCACGGCTACTTCGGCCACCGTGTCGTGGGCGAATAGAAGCTCTTCGAGCTCCCGGGGATAGATGTTTTCCCCACCCCGGATGATCATGTCCTTGAGGCGACCTTCGATAGAGAGATAGCCCCGCTCGTCCATGGCCGCCAGGTCGCCGGTGTGGAGCCATCCGTCAGCATCGATGGTCTCGGCGGTGGCGTCCGGCATTTCGTAGTAACCGTGCATCACCAGGTAGCCACGGGCGCAGTACTCGCCGATGGTCCCTACCGGCACTGTCTCGCCAGTCTCCGGGTCGATGATCTTGACCTCCACGTGGGGCATCGGGGTGCCGATGGTGGTGGCCTTGTCCACGATGGTGTCGGTGGCGTGGGTCATCGACGAAACCGGCGAGAGCTCGGTCTGGCCGAACACGATGGT contains these protein-coding regions:
- the glnT gene encoding type III glutamate--ammonia ligase, with the protein product MTPDELKGRIAEDGVEFIYAMFVEMHGKPCAKLVPVSAIDDLLEVGAGFAGFAAGPMSQTPADPDILAIPDPASYTRLPWQPNVAALQCDATVEGELWPYAPRVILRRAMERAAEQNLVLKAGVEVEYSLLHRNEDGSLRPADERDTSTLPCYDARGLTTALDHLTTVSRHMDAMGWGNYANDHEDANGQFEQNFQYADALTTSDRLILLRLMLHTLARRQGLYATVMPKPFADKTGNGLHTHLSLWTADSDEPLFHDDDDARGLGLSELAYRFIAGILDHAQGLTAIVCPTVNSFKRIGVGPPDSGATWAPAYVAYGGNNRTQMIRVPEGGRIEVRAPDGSANPYLAFTALLSAGLDGVARQADPGDPNGDNLFALGLDEIAARGISALPPTLLHACDDLVADDVLRSGFGTGRDGDYVDYFASVKRTEFRTITDRVTAAELDAYLTLV
- a CDS encoding AURKAIP1/COX24 domain-containing protein, which translates into the protein MGSLIKKRRKRMRKKKHRKMLKRTRAQRMRGK
- the cfa gene encoding cyclopropane fatty acyl phospholipid synthase — encoded protein: MASLREQGRELLDGAGVTVGGDQPHDIQIHDDRFWRRVLRDRELGLGEAYQEGWWDAIRVDEFLVRVLTADLRSAIRASPALLLNMLRSNLVNRQTIHRAGHNARAHYDIGNDLYLRMLGPEMVYSCARWDEANSLEAAQEAKLDLVCQKLHLEPGMRILDIGCGWGSFARHAATHHGAVVVGISPAAEQVDEARKRAGNLPVEFRQQDYREVAGTYDRIVSIGMMEHVGPRNYGTFFERCGDLLEPNGLMLHHTIGSNESTQSVDTWFDRYIFPGGVVPSLHQIAGASQPRWAVEDVQNLGPDYDRTLLAWHANIEARWEEIPHYDERFRRTWRYYLLSSAASFRIRNLQLFQIVFRRTGRISAVYDGVR